The following are encoded together in the Macadamia integrifolia cultivar HAES 741 chromosome 10, SCU_Mint_v3, whole genome shotgun sequence genome:
- the LOC122090466 gene encoding mitogen-activated protein kinase kinase kinase NPK1-like isoform X2, whose amino-acid sequence MMQDFVGSVRRSLVFRSTDRDEGGFGGLVEKIGTCLRKSRVGSLSRPFPPALPPIVKEKDNVPPIRWRKGELIGCGAFGRVYMGMNLDSGELLAVKQVLIPANYASKEKAQAHIRELEEEVKLLKNLSHPNIVRYLGTVREEETLNILLEFVPGGSISSLLGKFGSFPEPVIRMYTKQLLLGLEYLHKNGIMHRDIKGANILVDNKGCIKLADFGASKQVVELATISGAKSMKGTPYWMAPEVILQTGHSFSADIWSVGCTIIEMATGKPPWSQQYQEVAALFHIGTTKSHPPIPEHLSVEAKDFLLKCLQKEPNLRPTASELLQHPFVTGEYLDPHLIRCTSAMEASASILPSSGSSMKNSYSPALRSRTTCGGLKDVFDMGSVRCSTVYPEKFSGIGQWGMRTSDEMCQIDDKDDFLLDQSVKLNSVSVMDDFNKSFNPISEPTDDWPCKFDESPGIEGRGIDLHSGHPVSGISGSPGASAKVDNDFSFPCGPSVSEDDDEIIESKIRAFLDEKALDLKKLQTPLYEEFYNTLNASGPLGLARSTNNENATNYLKLPPKSKSPSRAPSGTPSSAVDAANTASPGSCSSLSFSERQRKWKEELDQELERKREMMRQAGVGARTSSPKDPVLNRHRDRLWFASPGK is encoded by the exons ATGATGCAAGACTTCGTTGGCTCTGTTCGTCGATCTCTGGTTTTCCGAAGCACAGATAGAGATGAAGGGGGATTTGGAGGTCTGGTTGAGAAGATTGGTACTTGTCTACGGAAATCAAGGGTTGGCTCTCTCTCTAGACCTTTCCCTCCGGCACTGCCTCCCATTGTGAAGGAGAAGGACAATGTGCCTCCGATCAGATGGCGCAAGGGAGAATTGATCGGTTGTGGTGCCTTTGGTCGAGTTTATATGGGGATGAATCTCGATTCCGGAGAGCTTCTTGCTGTGAAGCAG GTTCTGATCCCGGCCAACTATGCGTCCAAGGAGAAAGCACAG GCTCATATTCGGGAGCTCGAGGAAGAAGTGAAGCTTCTTAAGAATCTCTCTCATCCTAACATAGTT AGATACTTGGGAACTGTTAGAGAGGAGGAAACATTAAATATTCTGTTGGAATTTGTTCCCGGTGGATCTATCTCATCCCTTCTTGGCAAATTTGGGTCTTTTCCTGAACCT GTAATAAGAATGTACACAAAGCAGCTATTATTGGGACTGGAGTATCTTCATAAGAATGGAATTATGCATAGGGATATTAag GGGGCAAACATCCTTGTAGATAATAAAGGTTGTATCAAGCTTGCTGACTTTGGTGCATCGAAGCAAGTGGTTGAACTT GCTACGATATCGGGTGCTAAGTCAATGAAGGGTACACCATATTGGATGGCTCCTGAAGTCATTCTTCAAACAGGGCATAGCTT CTCAGCCGATATTTGGAGTGTTGGGTGTACTATTATTGAGATGGCAACTGGAAAGCCTCCTTGGAGCCAGCAATACCAAGAG GTTGCTGCTCTTTTCCATATTGGTACAACAAAGTCTCATCCACCAATCCCTGAGCACCTTTCTGTTGAGGCAAAAGATTTTCTGTTGAAATGTCTGCAAAA GGAACCAAACCTCAGACCCACTGCATCAGAATTGCTACag CATCCATTTGTTACTGGAGAATACCTAGATCCTCATCTAATCCGTTGCACTTCAGCTATG GAAGCTTCTGCAAGCATTTTGCCTTCATCTGGATCAAGTATGAAGAACTC ATATAGTCCTGCTCTCAGATCTCGGACAACCTGCGGCGGCTTGAAGGATGTTTTTGATATGGGTAGTGTGAGGTGCTCAACTGTATATCCTGAGAAGTTCTCAGGGATTGGACAATGGGGAATGAGAACAAGTGATGAGATGTGTCAGATTGATGATAAAGATGATTTTTTGCTGGATCAATCAGTAAAACTCAATTCCGTCTCTGTAATGGATGATTTCAATAAG AGTTTTAATCCCATTAGTGAGCCGACTGATGATTGGCCATGCAAGTTTGATGAAAGTCCTGGGATAGAAGGCAGAGGAATAGACTTGCACTCAGGTCATCCAGTCAGTGGCATTTCTGGGAGTCCTGGAGCATCTGCCAAGGTTGACAATGATTTTTCATTTCCGTGCGGTCCATCAGTATCTGAGGATGATGATGAAATTATCGAGTCAAAAATAAGAGCATTCCTGGACGAGAAG GCTCTAGATTTAAAGAAGCTGCAAACACCACTTTATGAGGAGTTCTATAACACATTAAATGCTTCTGGGCCTCTGGGTCTTGCCAGGAGCACAAATAATGAAAATGCAACAAACTATTTGAAGTTGCCTCCAAAAAGCAAGTCACCGAGTCGTGCTCCTAGTGGAACGCCATCCTCAGCTGTTGATGCTGCGAATACTGCCAGTCCTGGGAGTTGTAGCAG TTTAAGTTTCTCTGAGAGACAGAGGAAGTGGAAAGAGGAGCTAGACCAAGAACTTGAAAGAAAACGTG AGATGATGCGTCAGGCAGGTGTTGGTGCAAGGACATCATCTCCTAAGGATCCAGTTTTAAATCGGCATAGAGATCGGTTGTGGTTTGCATCCCCAGGCAAATGA
- the LOC122090466 gene encoding mitogen-activated protein kinase kinase kinase NPK1-like isoform X1 yields the protein MMQDFVGSVRRSLVFRSTDRDEGGFGGLVEKIGTCLRKSRVGSLSRPFPPALPPIVKEKDNVPPIRWRKGELIGCGAFGRVYMGMNLDSGELLAVKQVLIPANYASKEKAQAHIRELEEEVKLLKNLSHPNIVRYLGTVREEETLNILLEFVPGGSISSLLGKFGSFPEPVIRMYTKQLLLGLEYLHKNGIMHRDIKGANILVDNKGCIKLADFGASKQVVELATISGAKSMKGTPYWMAPEVILQTGHSFSADIWSVGCTIIEMATGKPPWSQQYQEVAALFHIGTTKSHPPIPEHLSVEAKDFLLKCLQKEPNLRPTASELLQHPFVTGEYLDPHLIRCTSAMEASASILPSSGSSMKNSYSPALRSRTTCGGLKDVFDMGSVRCSTVYPEKFSGIGQWGMRTSDEMCQIDDKDDFLLDQSVKLNSVSVMDDFNKSFNPISEPTDDWPCKFDESPGIEGRGIDLHSGHPVSGISGSPGASAKVDNDFSFPCGPSVSEDDDEIIESKIRAFLDEKALDLKKLQTPLYEEFYNTLNASGPLGLARSTNNENATNYLKLPPKSKSPSRAPSGTPSSAVDAANTASPGSCSRFVSNIDSHNNRYLREIPSPQQNEWKGLLLDSRQESTSPSLSFSERQRKWKEELDQELERKREMMRQAGVGARTSSPKDPVLNRHRDRLWFASPGK from the exons ATGATGCAAGACTTCGTTGGCTCTGTTCGTCGATCTCTGGTTTTCCGAAGCACAGATAGAGATGAAGGGGGATTTGGAGGTCTGGTTGAGAAGATTGGTACTTGTCTACGGAAATCAAGGGTTGGCTCTCTCTCTAGACCTTTCCCTCCGGCACTGCCTCCCATTGTGAAGGAGAAGGACAATGTGCCTCCGATCAGATGGCGCAAGGGAGAATTGATCGGTTGTGGTGCCTTTGGTCGAGTTTATATGGGGATGAATCTCGATTCCGGAGAGCTTCTTGCTGTGAAGCAG GTTCTGATCCCGGCCAACTATGCGTCCAAGGAGAAAGCACAG GCTCATATTCGGGAGCTCGAGGAAGAAGTGAAGCTTCTTAAGAATCTCTCTCATCCTAACATAGTT AGATACTTGGGAACTGTTAGAGAGGAGGAAACATTAAATATTCTGTTGGAATTTGTTCCCGGTGGATCTATCTCATCCCTTCTTGGCAAATTTGGGTCTTTTCCTGAACCT GTAATAAGAATGTACACAAAGCAGCTATTATTGGGACTGGAGTATCTTCATAAGAATGGAATTATGCATAGGGATATTAag GGGGCAAACATCCTTGTAGATAATAAAGGTTGTATCAAGCTTGCTGACTTTGGTGCATCGAAGCAAGTGGTTGAACTT GCTACGATATCGGGTGCTAAGTCAATGAAGGGTACACCATATTGGATGGCTCCTGAAGTCATTCTTCAAACAGGGCATAGCTT CTCAGCCGATATTTGGAGTGTTGGGTGTACTATTATTGAGATGGCAACTGGAAAGCCTCCTTGGAGCCAGCAATACCAAGAG GTTGCTGCTCTTTTCCATATTGGTACAACAAAGTCTCATCCACCAATCCCTGAGCACCTTTCTGTTGAGGCAAAAGATTTTCTGTTGAAATGTCTGCAAAA GGAACCAAACCTCAGACCCACTGCATCAGAATTGCTACag CATCCATTTGTTACTGGAGAATACCTAGATCCTCATCTAATCCGTTGCACTTCAGCTATG GAAGCTTCTGCAAGCATTTTGCCTTCATCTGGATCAAGTATGAAGAACTC ATATAGTCCTGCTCTCAGATCTCGGACAACCTGCGGCGGCTTGAAGGATGTTTTTGATATGGGTAGTGTGAGGTGCTCAACTGTATATCCTGAGAAGTTCTCAGGGATTGGACAATGGGGAATGAGAACAAGTGATGAGATGTGTCAGATTGATGATAAAGATGATTTTTTGCTGGATCAATCAGTAAAACTCAATTCCGTCTCTGTAATGGATGATTTCAATAAG AGTTTTAATCCCATTAGTGAGCCGACTGATGATTGGCCATGCAAGTTTGATGAAAGTCCTGGGATAGAAGGCAGAGGAATAGACTTGCACTCAGGTCATCCAGTCAGTGGCATTTCTGGGAGTCCTGGAGCATCTGCCAAGGTTGACAATGATTTTTCATTTCCGTGCGGTCCATCAGTATCTGAGGATGATGATGAAATTATCGAGTCAAAAATAAGAGCATTCCTGGACGAGAAG GCTCTAGATTTAAAGAAGCTGCAAACACCACTTTATGAGGAGTTCTATAACACATTAAATGCTTCTGGGCCTCTGGGTCTTGCCAGGAGCACAAATAATGAAAATGCAACAAACTATTTGAAGTTGCCTCCAAAAAGCAAGTCACCGAGTCGTGCTCCTAGTGGAACGCCATCCTCAGCTGTTGATGCTGCGAATACTGCCAGTCCTGGGAGTTGTAGCAGGTTTGTATCTAACATCGACTCTCATAACAATCGATATCTGCGGGAAATCCCTTCACCTCAACAGAATGAATGGAAAGGGCTTCTTCTTGATAGTCGGCAGGAATCAACCAGTCCAAG TTTAAGTTTCTCTGAGAGACAGAGGAAGTGGAAAGAGGAGCTAGACCAAGAACTTGAAAGAAAACGTG AGATGATGCGTCAGGCAGGTGTTGGTGCAAGGACATCATCTCCTAAGGATCCAGTTTTAAATCGGCATAGAGATCGGTTGTGGTTTGCATCCCCAGGCAAATGA